The following are encoded together in the Clostridium sp. BJN0013 genome:
- a CDS encoding flagellin produces the protein MRLNYNMPALTINLIQRQALNRQSGNLLRISSGYKVITAKDNPGALVKSENIRMQIGGLQSATRNVQDGVSMLQSAEGGLQEITNMIQRVRQLTVQAGGVVDENDRKIIQNEIDETLDGINSMANSIEFNGLKLLGKNKNLSMPVGANSGESVNIPQIDLTNGSESVISDLYKIKTAQGKDILSGDNNTALEAIDSSLNTILSLRSQYGALENRFQTTYENMQALTNSMTSADSSIRDCDIAEEMMNYSKESIIVQSSTAMIVQANKLPQDVLEVLRNIR, from the coding sequence GTGAGATTAAATTACAATATGCCAGCTTTAACTATAAATTTAATTCAAAGGCAGGCTTTAAATAGGCAGAGTGGAAATTTGCTCAGAATATCTAGTGGATATAAGGTAATTACTGCTAAAGACAATCCTGGTGCATTAGTAAAAAGTGAGAACATAAGAATGCAGATAGGAGGTCTTCAATCTGCTACTAGAAATGTTCAAGATGGTGTAAGTATGCTTCAAAGTGCAGAAGGTGGATTGCAGGAAATTACAAATATGATCCAGAGAGTAAGACAGCTTACTGTACAGGCTGGAGGAGTAGTTGATGAAAATGATAGAAAAATAATACAGAATGAAATAGATGAAACTTTGGATGGTATAAATTCTATGGCTAATAGTATAGAATTTAATGGACTAAAATTATTGGGGAAGAACAAAAATTTAAGTATGCCTGTAGGAGCAAATTCTGGAGAAAGTGTTAATATACCTCAGATAGATTTAACTAATGGCAGTGAAAGTGTTATTTCAGATCTATATAAAATTAAAACAGCCCAAGGGAAAGATATATTAAGTGGTGACAATAATACTGCATTAGAGGCTATAGATAGTTCTTTAAATACTATACTCTCTTTAAGGAGTCAGTATGGAGCACTTGAAAACAGATTTCAGACTACTTATGAGAATATGCAGGCTTTAACTAATAGTATGACTTCTGCTGACAGCAGTATACGAGATTGTGATATAGCAGAGGAAATGATGAATTATTCTAAAGAAAGCATAATT